A stretch of Oncorhynchus gorbuscha isolate QuinsamMale2020 ecotype Even-year linkage group LG24, OgorEven_v1.0, whole genome shotgun sequence DNA encodes these proteins:
- the LOC124012271 gene encoding G-protein coupled receptor 20, which produces MEILMSLVVNATPEDINSTSNPQWGAPYLKKLAHLDEGLYQEFYGLWVTLMVVNTLMFVVGVVLNSLALYIFCLPSQISSAPVVYTINLAVADLLVALSLPARIALYHSGGGCLACSYVHTFSYFVNMYCSILFLTSICVDRYIAVVWAGAGRRWRSPGVAKGVSVGIWLLAVVVTYSFQTTELEIKATSCCRLTALFALSFLEFLLPLVVIVTFTLRVACALTDPRLMPQSQGRRARAVRLLVAVLVVFSICFMPFHVRQALVYFRMGGDRAQQVLAYHATVTLSSLNSCLDPVVYCLVTDSFRSAMRRACRKRLGAGTGAEVEVEVEAEAERTSGGDVASGLRSSKGSGTAMAIAHSVATLTLTPCTLQQREMSA; this is translated from the coding sequence ATGGAGATTCTCATGTCCTTGGTGGTCAATGCAACACCTGAAGACATAAACAGTACTTCCAACCCCCAGTGGGGGGCGCCCTACCTGAAGAAACTAGCCCACCTGGACGAGGGCCTGTACCAGGAGTTCTACGGCCTGTGGGTGACACTGATGGTGGTCAACACCCTGATGTTCGTGGTGGGTGTGGTCCTTAACAGCCTGGCCCTCTACATCTTCTGCCTGCCCTCCCAGATTTCCTCTGCCCCTGTGGTCTATACCATCAACCTGGCGGTGGCTGACCTGTTGGTGGCGCTCTCGCTCCCTGCCCGTATTGCCCTCTACCACAGCGGTGGAGGGTGTCTGGCCTGCTCCTACGTTCACACGTTCAGCTACTTCGTCAACATGTACTGCAGCATCCTCTTCCTCACCAGTATCTGCGTGGACCGCTATATAGCCGTGGTGTGGGCCGGGGCCGGGCGCCGCTGGAGGAGCCCTGGGGTCGCTAAGGGAGTCAGTGTGGGGATCTGGCTACTCGCCGTGGTGGTCACCTACTCCTTCCAGACCACGGAGCTGGAGATCAAGGCCACGTCATGCTGCCGACTCACCGCCCTCTTTGCTCTGTCCTTCCTGGAGTTCCTGCTCCCCCTGGTGGTCATAGTGACATTCACACTCAGGGTGGCATGCGCCCTGACCGACCCCAGGCTGATGCCTCAGAGCCAGGGCCGGAGGGCCAGAGCAGTCAGGCTCCTGGTGGCTGTCTTGGTTGTCTTCTCCATCTGCTTCATGCCCTTCCACGTGCGCCAGGCGTTGGTGTATTTCCGGATGGGGGGTGACAGAGCACAGCAGGTGTTGGCGTACCATGCCACTGTGACCCTCAGCAGCCTCAACAGCTGCCTGGACCCAGTGGTCTATTGCTTGGTGACAGACAGCTTCCGCTCGGCCATGCGCCGGGCCTGCAGGAAGAGGCTAGGGGCAGGGACAGGGgcggaggtggaggtggaggtagaggcggAGGCAGAGAGGACCAGTGGAGGGGATGTTGCCAGTGGACTAAGGAGTTCAAAAGGATCAGGGACAGCCATGGCTATCGCTCACAGTGTGGCCACACTGACTCTCACCCCCTGCACCCTGCAACAGAGGGAGATGTCTGCGTAG